A section of the Telopea speciosissima isolate NSW1024214 ecotype Mountain lineage chromosome 3, Tspe_v1, whole genome shotgun sequence genome encodes:
- the LOC122654866 gene encoding protein FAR1-RELATED SEQUENCE 5-like, with protein sequence MATTDDGTIWGIFWVDGAARAAYHVFGDVVVFDTTYKKNRYHFPFGPFTGVNHHGQSILFGCGLVADETIESFIWLFSTWLKAMEDRPPVAIITDQCPSLLRAIPHVFPRAKHRYCSWHVQKHCMEHLSHLYGTSQSFKQNFGRCIYGSKTEIEFETRWQELLVNYNLVEHAWLKKMYEQRVHWVPLYLRGTFFAGMSSTQRSEGMSYYFRGYFKQSIPLYKFARQYERAVERRREREASSNFASLGLTASLMEVHGQKQKYLVGPFDVPEEYKCEVWYDLDAGVVTCSCKLFEFMGLLCKHILRVFHKTDLKEIPSQYLLKRWTMDARHYLSSHKEVSDGGFGSVTSMWAFQDAVRRLIATISGSQEACDSATVAWGIVNQKILQAMGESNSQTFGVDPQPSANATHDLYRNLHIPMDVVTKGRPNESRSKHPMEMTSGRKNRCGNCKELGHNKSTCKKVVSASANDFNGQCNEE encoded by the exons ATGGCTACAACAGATGATGGTACTATATGGGGTATCTTTTGGGTTGATGGGGCGGCGAGGGCTGCATATCATGTATTTGGGGATGTAGTGGTATTTGATACAACATACAAGAAGAATCGATATCACTTCCCGTTTGGTCCCTTTACCGGAGTAAATCATCATGGTCAAAGTATTTTGTTTGGATGTGGGTTGGTAGCTGATGAGACAATTGAGTCGTTTATTTGGTTATTCTCTACGTGGTTGAAAGCAATGGAGGATCGACCACCAGTTGCAATTATTACAGACCAATGTCCATCATTGTTGAGGGCCATTCCACATGTGTTTCCTAGGGCAAAGCATAGGTATTGCTCTTGGCATGTGCAAAAACATTGCATGGAACACTTGAGCCATTTGTATGGGACGAGTCAGTCATTCAAACAGAATTTTGGGAGGTGTATATACGGTAGTAAGACGGAGATTGAATTTGAGACACGTTGGCAAGAGTTATTAGTAAATTATAATCTCGTTGAACATGCGTGGCTGAAGAAAATGTACGAGCAACGGGTGCATTGGGTACCACTATATCTAAGAGGTACTTTCTTTGCCGGCATGTCATCTACACAAAGAAGCGAGGGGATGAGCTATTACTTTCGCGGTTACTTTAAGCAATCAATCCCATTGTACAAGTTTGCACGACAATACGAAAGGGCTGTAGAGAGACGTCGGGAGAGGGAAGCTAGTAGTAATTTTGCTT CACTAGGATTGACAGCCTCGTTAATGGAAGTACATGGTCAAAAGCAAAAATATTTGGTGGGTCCCTTTGATGTTCCCGAAGAGTATAAGTGTGAAGTTTGGTATGACCTTGATGCCGGTGTTGTCACTTGTAGCTGTAAATTGTTTGAGTTTATGGGTTTGTTATGCAAACACATCTTGCGAGTCTTCCATAAGACGGACCTCAAGGAGATACCTTCCCAATATCTCCTAAAACGGTGGACCATGGATGCAAGGCATTATTTGTCGAGTCACAAAGAAGTAAGTGATGGAGGTTTTGGATCAGTAACAAGTATGTGGGCTTTCCAAGATGCCGTTAGGCGTTTGATAGCCACAATCAGTGGTTCACAAGAGGCATGTGATTCTGCTACGGTTGCATGGGGGATTGTGAATCAGAAAATCTTACAAGCAATGGGTGAATCCAATTCACAAACTTTTGGTGTTGACCCACAACCCTCTGCCAATGCTACACATGACCTTTATCGTAATCTCCATATTCCTATGGATGTGGTTACAAAGGGTCGGCCTAATGAAAGTCGTAGTAAACATCCAATGGAGATGACAAGTGGAAGGAAGAATAGATGTGGCAACTGTAAGGAGTTAGGGCATAACAAGTCCACTTGTAAGAAG GTAGTATCAGCATCGGCAAATGATTTCAATGGCCAGTGCAATGAAGAATAG